In one window of Gossypium arboreum isolate Shixiya-1 chromosome 4, ASM2569848v2, whole genome shotgun sequence DNA:
- the LOC108460449 gene encoding elongation factor 1-alpha-like, whose amino-acid sequence MGKEKTHINIVVIGHVDSGKSTTTGHLIYKLGGIDKRVIERFEKEAAEMNKRSFKYAWVLDKLKAERERGITIDIALWKFETTKYYCTVIDAPGHRDFIKNMITGTSQADCAVLIIDSTTGGFEAGISKDGQTREHALLAFTLGVKQMICCCNKMDATTPKYSKARYDEIVKEVSSYLKKVGYNPEKIPFVPISGFEGDNMIERSTNLDWYKGPTLLEALDQINEPKRPSDKPLRLPLQDVYKIGGIGTVPVGRVETGILKPGMVVTFGPSGLTTEVKSVEMHHESLPEALPGDNVGFNVKNVAVKDLKRGYVASNSKDDPAKEAANFTSQVIIMNHPGQIGNGYAPVLDCHTSHIAVKFAELVTKIDRRSGKELEKEPKFLKNGDAGFVKMIPTKPMVVETFSEYPPLGRFAVRDMRQTVAVGVIKSVEKKDPTGAKVTKSAAKKGGK is encoded by the exons ATGGGCAAGGAAAAGACTCACATTAACATTGTCGTAATTGGCCATGTCGACTCTGGAAAGTCAACCACCACTGGCCACTTGATCTACAAGCTTGGAGGTATTGACAAGCGTGTCATTGAAAGGTTTGAGAAGGAAGCTGCCGAGATGAACAAGAGGTCATTCAAGTATGCTTGGGTGCTTGACAAGTTGAAGGCTGAGCGTGAACGTGGTATTACCATTGACATTGCCCTGTGGAAGTTTGAGACCACCAAATATTACTGCACTGTCATCGATGCCCCTGGACATCGTGACTTTATCAAGAACATGATTACTGGTACCTCCCAGGCCGATTGTGCTGTCCTTATCATTGACTCTACCACTGGAGGTTTTGAGGCAGGTATTTCCAAGGATGGACAGACCCGTGAGCATGCTCTGCTTGCTTTCACTCTCGGTGTCAAGCAAATGATTTGCTGCTGCAACAAG ATGGATGCCACAACCCCCAAATACTCAAAGGCTAGGTATGATGAAATTGTGAAGGAAGTGTCTTCCTACTTGAAGAAGGTTGGTTACAACCCTGAGAAGATTCCTTTTGTCCCCATCTCTGGTTTTGAGGGTGACAACATGATTGAAAGGTCCACCAACCTTGATTGGTACAAGGGTCCAACTCTTCTCGAGGCTCTTGACCAGATCAATGAGCCCAAGAGACCCTCTGACAAGCCACTCCGTCTTCCACTTCAGGATGTGTACAAGATTGGAGGTATTGGAACTGTCCCAGTGGGTCGTGTTGAAACTGGTATCCTCAAGCCTGGTATGGTTGTAACCTTTGGTCCCTCTGGATTGACCACCGAAGTTAAGTCTGTTGAGATGCACCATGAGTCTCTTCCTGAGGCTCTTCCAGGTGACAATGTTGGCTTCAATGTCAAGAATGTTGCTGTGAAGGATCTGAAGCGAGGATATGTTGCTTCGAACTCAAAGGATGATCCTGCCAAGGAGGCAGCTAATTTCACTTCCCAAGTCATCATCATGAACCACCCAGGGCAGATTGGAAATGGATATGCGCCTGTCCTTGATTGCCACACGTCCCACATTGCGGTCAAGTTTGCAGAGTTGGTGACCAAGATTGACAGGCGTTCTGGTAAGGAGCTTGAGAAGGAACCCAAGTTCTTGAAGAATGGTGATGCAGGATTTGTTAAGATGATTCCCACCAAACCCATGGTTGTAGAAACCTTCTCTGAGTATCCCCCACTGGGTCGTTTTGCTGTGAGGGACATGAGGCAGACTGTTGCTGTCGGCGTTATCAAGAGCGTGGAGAAGAAAGATCCAACTGGAGCCAAGGTGACCAAGTCTGCTGCCAAGAAGGGTGGGAAGTGA
- the LOC108457983 gene encoding uncharacterized protein LOC108457983, whose protein sequence is MESKNPKSELTVMKLKPIEATPESFKEFGQVIEASPDGEKFGPTDAQLDLSKGIPRFYIMNLQNRPLKFSTITHHASVTQCLGSIGGHVWYLGIAKPSLVDSEEVKNEKGKIAVQSRCGHFYVPPAVDDVRVFRIAGPKFIKLNRGTWHAGPLFKADAMDFYNLELSNTNVVDHTTHVFKKENGVIFSIDE, encoded by the exons ATGGAGAGCAAAAACCCAAAATCCGAACTGACTGTAATGAAGTTAAAGCCAATAGAAGCAACCCCAGAAAGCTTCAAGGAATTCGGTCAAGTCATTGAAGCATCCCCAGATGGAGAAAAATTCGGTCCGACTGATGCTCAGCTAGACCTTTCCAAAGGAATTCCCAG GTTTTACATCATGAACCTTCAGAACCGGCCGCTCAAGTTTTCAACGATTACGCATCATGCCAGTGTGACACAATGCCTTGGATCTATAGGGGGTCATGTTTGGTATCTCGGAATTGCTAAGCCTTCCTTGGTGGACTCGGAAGAAGTTAAGAATGAGAAAGGGAAGATAGCGGTGCAGTCTCGTTGTGGTCATTTCTACGTGCCTCCAGCCGTTGACGATGTTCGTGTTTTTAGAATTGCAGGTCCTAAGTTTATCAAACTTAATCGTGGAACATGGCACGCCGGGCCTTTGTTTAAAGCTGATGCTATGGACTTCTACAACTTAGAGCTAAGCAATACCAAT GTGGTGGATCATACAACACATGTGTTCAAGAAGGAAAACGGAGTCATCTTTTCAATTGATGAGTAG
- the LOC108460201 gene encoding protein GET4-like isoform X2, which produces MKSGNQVREKMSREKPRRANLPPVQENINKLEKVISDGNSYGAQQMYKSISTRYVSAQRCAEALDLLHSGACLQLKHGEVTCGSELAVMFVDALVKGKIPCDPEIVDRIRKIYKLFPQIPVPSNFAVEDDVQELTEALGAAKTRLQSCYSFLKAAIKWSAGFGADKNGDPQLHTMLAEYIYSESPEMDMAKVSYHFVRGNNLKKFATTLVNFMSKCYPGEDDIAIARAILMYLSMGNLQDASSLMEELKKQVQAQELEFPVSDLIQFINLLLLTLEKETLPLFNALRVKYKPSIDREPAFNELVCDIAEKFYGVQRRNPFQDMFGDMLKMM; this is translated from the exons ATGAAAAGTGGAAatcaagtaagagagaaaatgtcGAGAGAAAAACCCAGAAGAGCTAATCTTCCTCCTGTTCAAGAG AATATTAATAAATTAGAGAAAGTTATAAGCGATGGTAATTCCTACGGAGCTCAGCAGATGTACAAGTCTATAAGTACACG ATATGTATCTGCTCAACGATGTGCTGAGGCCTTGGATCTGCTTCATTCAGGGGCATGCCTTCAGTTGAAGCACGGGGAG GTTACTTGTGGGTCTGAGCTTGCAGTCATGTTTGTCGATGCCCTTGTCAAAGGGAAAATACCTTGTGACCCAGAGATCGTTG ATCGTATTCGGAAAATCTACAAGCTGTTTCCGCAGATTCCGGTGCCTAGTAACTTTGCAGTAGAAGATGATGTTCAAGAGCTTACCGAAGCTCTTGGGGCAGCAAAAACACGTCTTCAAAGCTGCTACTCATTCTTAAAAGCTGCTATAAA GTGGTCTGCAGGGTTTGGTGCTGACAAGAATGGTGATCCGCAGCTGCATACTATGCTGGCCGAGTACATATATTCTGAATCTCCTGAAATG GACATGGCCAAAGTGTCGTATCATTTCGTTCGAGGAAACAACCTAAAGAAGTTTGCAACTACTTTAGTAAACTTCATGAGCAAG TGTTATCCAGGTGAAGATGATATAGCCATTGCACGAGCCATTCTTAT GTATTTGTCAATGGGTAATCTTCAAGATGCTAGTTCCCTTATGGAGGAATTAAAGAAGCAAGTGCAAGCCCAGGAGCTGGAATTTCCTGTATCTGATTTGATTCAGTTTATCAATTTACTCTTGCTAAC GTTGGAAAAAGAGACGTTGCCTCTTTTTAATGCATTGAGAGTGAAGTACAAGCCTAGCATAGACCGAGAACCCGCATTCAATGAG TTGGTATGTGACATTGCGGAAAAGTTCTATGGCGTGCAGCGTAGAAATCCATTTCAAGATATGTTCGGAGACATGCTGAAG ATGATGTGA
- the LOC108460201 gene encoding protein GET4-like isoform X1, producing the protein MKSGNQVREKMSREKPRRANLPPVQENINKLEKVISDGNSYGAQQMYKSISTRYVSAQRCAEALDLLHSGACLQLKHGEVTCGSELAVMFVDALVKGKIPCDPEIVDRIRKIYKLFPQIPVPSNFAVEDDVQELTEALGAAKTRLQSCYSFLKAAIKWSAGFGADKNGDPQLHTMLAEYIYSESPEMDMAKVSYHFVRGNNLKKFATTLVNFMSKCYPGEDDIAIARAILMYLSMGNLQDASSLMEELKKQVQAQELEFPVSDLIQFINLLLLTLEKETLPLFNALRVKYKPSIDREPAFNELVCDIAEKFYGVQRRNPFQDMFGDMLKVSDLSN; encoded by the exons ATGAAAAGTGGAAatcaagtaagagagaaaatgtcGAGAGAAAAACCCAGAAGAGCTAATCTTCCTCCTGTTCAAGAG AATATTAATAAATTAGAGAAAGTTATAAGCGATGGTAATTCCTACGGAGCTCAGCAGATGTACAAGTCTATAAGTACACG ATATGTATCTGCTCAACGATGTGCTGAGGCCTTGGATCTGCTTCATTCAGGGGCATGCCTTCAGTTGAAGCACGGGGAG GTTACTTGTGGGTCTGAGCTTGCAGTCATGTTTGTCGATGCCCTTGTCAAAGGGAAAATACCTTGTGACCCAGAGATCGTTG ATCGTATTCGGAAAATCTACAAGCTGTTTCCGCAGATTCCGGTGCCTAGTAACTTTGCAGTAGAAGATGATGTTCAAGAGCTTACCGAAGCTCTTGGGGCAGCAAAAACACGTCTTCAAAGCTGCTACTCATTCTTAAAAGCTGCTATAAA GTGGTCTGCAGGGTTTGGTGCTGACAAGAATGGTGATCCGCAGCTGCATACTATGCTGGCCGAGTACATATATTCTGAATCTCCTGAAATG GACATGGCCAAAGTGTCGTATCATTTCGTTCGAGGAAACAACCTAAAGAAGTTTGCAACTACTTTAGTAAACTTCATGAGCAAG TGTTATCCAGGTGAAGATGATATAGCCATTGCACGAGCCATTCTTAT GTATTTGTCAATGGGTAATCTTCAAGATGCTAGTTCCCTTATGGAGGAATTAAAGAAGCAAGTGCAAGCCCAGGAGCTGGAATTTCCTGTATCTGATTTGATTCAGTTTATCAATTTACTCTTGCTAAC GTTGGAAAAAGAGACGTTGCCTCTTTTTAATGCATTGAGAGTGAAGTACAAGCCTAGCATAGACCGAGAACCCGCATTCAATGAG TTGGTATGTGACATTGCGGAAAAGTTCTATGGCGTGCAGCGTAGAAATCCATTTCAAGATATGTTCGGAGACATGCTGAAGGTGAGTGATTTATCCAACTAA